The stretch of DNA AAATTCAAGGGGGTAGGTCTTCACTACAACGGGTTTTCACACCCCTCTCTAATAATTACAGTTACTTATACCCCGAAAAATCGTCATTTTTACTAAAACACTAATCGAATAGCGAAAGTCGGGTTAGATTCAGCCATGGGATCAACAAGTCTACATGTGAAATCCGGCCGCTTTGTTATGTCATCGTCCATAAGCTCTTCCTCAGAAACAGGTTGAATAGGGGCTTCCCAGTAAGGGGTTTGAATTTCCTGATTATTTAACTTACCATGTTTATAACAACATCCACTTAAGATGGGACACAGCTTTAAAGAAATATTGTTCTCGTCACCTGATATTGAATCGGATTTTGACAATTCTACAAGAGCTTCAGAAAAGATATTTGAGTAAAGTGAAACATGCTGGTTCCAGAGGCTTACAGGGTGAGATAATAGATGACGTGCCATATCTTAGTGATACCTCAACCCTTCAAAAGTTGTCCCCTGCATACGTTTGCATATCGTCGCATCAGCATCCTCTCGGGCCAGGCTCTTCGTCCAAAAACGTTTTTCATTTCTTTTAATGAGAATAATCCCGGAATCTGAGACAACATTAACAAAACCATCAAGAATAATCTGTGAAACCCCCATGGGATGGGGCAGAGACTCTCCTATCTGATCCAATAGAGAAGCCCACTCATTTTTTTTTATTTTGAGATCATGAGGATCACCTTTATCTGTTGGATAAAACTCAATGGCTAGCATATTATCATGCGCGCCTGTATATACCTCCGCTCTCATCTCCTCGCCATCTTCAAGATAAGGATTCCATCTTCTGCAAAAGATGTTTATATATTCTTTAATCCATGAAAGATTGTCATTTTCCACTGCCTTCATCGCACCAATGCTATCGAATGGCTGGTAAAAAAATGGCAGCGTAACCTTACAAAAATCATGGATTAAATCCCGCTGTTCATCATTTAATCCATACAGATCGAAGACTGCCTCATCTAGTTGTCTTTCCCACTCTTTACGTTGAGCTTCAATCTTTTCTTCTGGTATGCTATCACGGCTAAATAAATCCTGTTTTGCTGGATTGTAGTTACTTAATTTGTCAACTAATTCAATAATTTTATTTGTAGCGGGATTGTTCCTATCTATGACAATCGGGAATTTTAGCAATTCATCAACAAAATGAATATTGCTATACCAAAGTCCCCATTGAGATGATTTCATAAAGAAAAAATATCGGGACAATGAAGACCAAATCGATCCAAGAATAATTTTATGTAACCACTCTTGTGGTTGAAGCAACTGGATTCCATAAAACCATTCAGAAAATGCAAAAATCTTGTCCGAATAGCATGCAAGAATTTGTCCTTTGATATCAGATTTTTCATCAATTCCACGTTTAATTATTAATCTTGGATGTGTATATAAATGAATGCTTCGTGGTCTTTCAGCTTTTTGTGGAGGCTTTTCAAATGTTAGGTTTCCGTATCTAGAAAATGTTTTATGGCTAAGACTATCGAGTTTATAAAAATCATAATCCTGTGTACCAATTTTATATCCGGCCCCCGATTTTTTTCGGTCAACTATGGTTTGAAGAGATGAATAAAGCGATAATTTTTTTTGTAGCTGGTTATCTATAACACGCCCGAACCAATATATTTTCCAAACAGCATTACTGGTTAAGTCCTCATCATGTAAATAATGAAGATCATACTTGGAAAAAATAATGACTTGGTTTTTATCTAAAGTTATGGTCTGTTTTGCTGAACCATATAACACTGATTTATCGTTCCAGGTTTTATTTCTGAAACATAATGCTAAAAAAGGGGATACTGCTCCTTTGAAAAAAAATTGTCTTACATGTGAAAAGTTAAAGACTTCATGAATACTACAATGCTTCATCCATTTTTCACGAAAAGTCTGAGTAGGTGGATTATGTTTGAACATTACCCCCGCAGAGACTAACATTCCTGCTATACCATCTTGCTTTAAAAAATCAAGTGCTCGCCATAAAAATGCTTGAGATGATTCTTTATCTCCAATAGGCTTTTTATTGGATTTACACCAATCTAACTGAATCTCATGTCTTGTTTTTGTTTCTCTATCGGCGTTTGTTCCGGGTGCTCCCCATGGTGGATTGCCAACTACAACATCAACACATTCCTTTCCGAAGCGTTCTTTCCATATTGGACAAGAGTCAATTACTTTAGTATCAAAGGCGTTTTTTGGAAGGATACAGTGAAAATGATTTTT from Desulfatiglans sp. encodes:
- a CDS encoding N-6 DNA methylase, whose translation is MAQEPVDIKKPETWDKLKTLEILRDVAEVSRKLQDFHRDNIESGKLFGDKRFGDLNNRADKAIIRDLKTVRRELIDAGLKDNLIKFAHALIGRSIFIRYLEDRGILTENYFLKIARQKSGWTDFLKNPISRAGIDFSENNTFYPRVLSNKDFTYEVFKKLSKDFNGDMFPNVEEEEKKVTQKHLELIQGLLYGDAGIQKKLFFYSYNFDIIPLDLISSIYEEFYHPTTNADEKKKKVREDGAYYTPSVLAEFVVSRVLTPDVLAKNPRVLDPACGSGIFLVEAFRRIVRYQWHKLKRPLTFDELKDILKNQIAGIEANEEAARITAFSLYLAMLHYLDPPAIDQQIKMGNKLPNLIASTSASKNHFHCILPKNAFDTKVIDSCPIWKERFGKECVDVVVGNPPWGAPGTNADRETKTRHEIQLDWCKSNKKPIGDKESSQAFLWRALDFLKQDGIAGMLVSAGVMFKHNPPTQTFREKWMKHCSIHEVFNFSHVRQFFFKGAVSPFLALCFRNKTWNDKSVLYGSAKQTITLDKNQVIIFSKYDLHYLHDEDLTSNAVWKIYWFGRVIDNQLQKKLSLYSSLQTIVDRKKSGAGYKIGTQDYDFYKLDSLSHKTFSRYGNLTFEKPPQKAERPRSIHLYTHPRLIIKRGIDEKSDIKGQILACYSDKIFAFSEWFYGIQLLQPQEWLHKIILGSIWSSLSRYFFFMKSSQWGLWYSNIHFVDELLKFPIVIDRNNPATNKIIELVDKLSNYNPAKQDLFSRDSIPEEKIEAQRKEWERQLDEAVFDLYGLNDEQRDLIHDFCKVTLPFFYQPFDSIGAMKAVENDNLSWIKEYINIFCRRWNPYLEDGEEMRAEVYTGAHDNMLAIEFYPTDKGDPHDLKIKKNEWASLLDQIGESLPHPMGVSQIILDGFVNVVSDSGIILIKRNEKRFWTKSLAREDADATICKRMQGTTFEGLRYH